Genomic window (Chelmon rostratus isolate fCheRos1 chromosome 15, fCheRos1.pri, whole genome shotgun sequence):
AggcacataaataaatacatgcatgaaTAGGGTTAGCAGTCTGCATGTAGCCTGAGAGCCAGAATCCAGGGCAAAAAGGATTTCAAAACACAAGGTTTGACTGTGTCAACAAGGTAAGTGTGAAAAATGATGGGACACACCCTATATCCAGTGGAAATTACaccttacttacttactttccacctctggtATTACCTCATAATttacaaatatgcaaatatggTCCGAAATAGtagtttttttccatttgatttgTAAGCAtgggcaaaaaataaaacaaatagatAATTAAGTGATTATGAAACTGCCTGAATTCCAGTAGAGCTCtccctccatttcctcctcaaAAAAACTCCCCTACCTTTCTCTAAAGCTTTCCCGATCTCTTTACGAGCGCTCTCACTTATTAAACAATATATTATTGGATCCAGTGTACTGTTTATTGTGGTCGTGGCAACTGTGACCAGGTACGGATCTCTGAGCCTCGTGGCCCAGACGCAGCCCCTGGGCTCCAGTATGGCCCTGAGCAGCATGACAGTCTGGTAGGGCACAAAGGCCACTATGTAGGTTgtgagaaggaaaaacaacagcagtccCACTTTTCTGCGCTCCTTTGCCAGGATGGAGGTGCTCTGTCGGAGTGATCGCATGatctgctgaaaacaaaaggcCATGATCAGGATAGGGACCAAGAAACCCAGGGTGAATCGTATGAGGGCGAGGTTGGCATCTTCCTTTGTCATCAGTATGGGCTCCTTGCACAAGAATCTTGAGGAGAATGCTTGCAGTGCCCCCGTGTGGTCAAGCAAGATAATGTGGATGGCAATCTCTACAGTCCAAACAGCGATACTCACAACTGCTGCAGTCCGCACCTCTCGGACCCAGTGGAAGTGGAGAGGATAGACCACTGCTAGGTAGCGATCAACGGATATGCAGCAAAGGAGGCCCGAGCCCACGTAAAAGCTGTTGTTCATGACCACAGCCACTAAACTGCAGAGGCTGCCCAGAGGCCTGGGCAGGGGCAGCTCAATCCACACGGGCAGAGAGACTGTGTAGAGCAGGTCAGAGATGGACAGGTTGATGAGGTAGACCGCCGTGTTGCTCCCATTCCTCATCAGCATCCAGGCTACATACAGAGACAGGCAGTTAGCCGGACAAcccacaataaaaaaaagagaatagaGGGCTGGATACATGTGCCTTCCCACGCTGGACTCCATGGTGCAGAGGGTAGATGTGTTTATGTGGTTgagaagagctgcagccatcctaACGTGGCAATGAGCGAACCTCGAATGTGAGTGGAAATGAGaagctctgtgctgtgtgtcaaCTGAGATAAGCGCCGCAATGCAAATAGTTCCAGGCAAAACATGTTTGGCAgtgctaaaaatgaaaatggcatCCAGCGGACATTCAGCACAGGACCAGCGGACATTCAGCACAGGATCAGCCCAAATATCAAACCAGGAGCATTCAGAGCATGTAACAGTTTGGTGCCTTGCTTAGGGGCACtcaaacagcacacactgcCTGTCACTAGGATGAAACCAGCAATCATAGAAAGCATCTACTAAAATTTATTCAAGTCCTACACTTAAGTTCAGTTTAGAGGAACTACTTTTGCTACTTTACTACCTGTATTTgttgctccactacatttgtgaCAGGTACagtaaatcaaattaaatataataatacagTACATCAGTCATgggggccatttttctgcatattGAGTACTCAAATGGAGAAAGGATTTGAATGTTCCTTCTGTTCAAACTATATACACTGGGCTTCCCAGGAACAGCAtgcatttgcatattttgtcaTCTGTCAGTGTGGTTCAGTGGAGGACTATTAGTTCAGTTGTGTTTGAAATATAGCAAAGCACTGTGCTCCTGAGACAAGCCAGCTACAGACAGCCTGCCAAGCTGCATCACTTGGAATAGTGATGTGGTGAGCTATTTACTttacaacatgaaaatgttgaCACTGAGCAGCCTGGGGACTGACTTTTTTGTCCAAATAAAGTCATGAGACGGAGCTATAATTAaaaattaagattaaaaaacagagaTATAAATAGTATATATAAAGTTATTTTTAGGAGAGTGTGAATGTAGCTGACACTAAGAATCCGATCAAATTATAAAAGGGTGGACAATTTAATTATAATCTACACTGACGCAAATGAATGCACCACAACCGCAGATATCTTTTTGAAATTCTttcttgtcaaaacctggtgcctacattacccacaatgcattgtAACCACCAACGGTTCAATCTGGGATTTGGGTGGGTTATGCTAGCAGTTGCTGATGTAGCCTCGAGCCTCTAGCCTCAATCAGAGATGAGGAGGTCACATTTTTCTAACTCCACCCTTGCAGCGGTTTTAAACTTGTCGGCAATTTCTCAGCAGCGCCCTCTGGAGCTGTATGCAGGGGGACTCCTCAAATCGCGCAAGCAGTTTTCCTGTGCAACAAGGGATTATTTGCAACTATCTGGACCTGCCTATTTGGCCGCTGTTGTAGGGATGGCACTGCGTTCCCACATTTCAGCAATTACCTTGGAGACAACAATGCTATCATCACTGAGAAAAGAAATctacaaaaataaagatgtaaTGATATTACACTTAAAAATTTGTGTCATGTTGCTGAAtaaacagagggggaaaaaaagaaatgagaggcCTTTAATGATGGACGTTTGAATTTCAAAACTAGTGTACTGAGTTAGAAGGATCATGGAAATCTTTGTCAAAACTTTGCATATGTGACCTAAAAAGGTCAGCAACAATTACTTAGACTTTTGTATTTCTGCCACTTCAGGTGCTACATTAAATAGATTACGCTAAACGTTCACAGTTGATAGGCAGAGGCTCAGTGAGgctgtgttcacactgtcaGAAGAGGCACCAGCATGATACTGCTCCGACAGTAACAgtaatcaggaatcaggaatcaggaatcatttattgtcattacacaagtttccaagtgcaacaaAATCCTGTTCGGTTACaaccgtcccagaggacacaatggcacaaaagacagtacaaataattgacatgggaagagAGGGACAGGAGAACCCCTGATTCCTGATTCCAGTAAATAAACTGCGAAGCAACAAATTGTACAAgcatggaaatgtgtgtgtgtagacagcatgttgacatttggtTTTGGATGCAAAGAAAAGATGCACAGAGGGATTGGGTTTGTTCTGGGGTATTTAGCATTAAAATATCACAAGACAGTCTGAGTAACACCATGTAAAAgtacagagaaacagacacatcatgtcatgcacacagacataaacatcTTGCCATTAAGGTGTCATATTACTGTGACAACTGTAAAGCCTTGTGGTTACGTAGAGACACAAAGTCTGCGTCCATCTCTTTTGTACATTGCCATTAGATTAGCTTGAGCCCATTACTCCTGCAATAGAAAACAATCTGGGTTTACTTAATTATGTAgcattgttattattgtgttaGAATGGCAGATAAAGTAATTTGAGTCTGATATCCTGTAAAGCTGCTCCAGAACTGGAATGAAAAGCCAACAGGATGTCACATGGAATCTCTTGTGCTAAAAATTACCACACTCTTGGTTTATTGCGGCCTGTTGATGTTAGAAGACACAACAAGCGTTGATATGTGGCAGCGTATGATCACCTGTGATCGTGTTTTGTCCCCCTTCTCCCCAGCTTCCCTTCTGAGGTGTTGCCCAGAGAAGGCAAGCTACATACACTAAAACCCCACCTCTAATTTGAAAATGTGAGCCCACGTCTTCTCAACCAACACTTGTTCATCACAGAATGCATTGAGAAGACCTGGAACAGACCCCAGTACAGTAAGAGGTGTAGTGTGACAGCATACACCAGTGCCATAGCATCATTAGCCTCGTGAGCaccaccctccctcctcttaGCTAAAACCCTGGGTTATGTTCCACCCACAGCAAGCTGTCACACTACAATCATACTGAGCAGGATCTAATGGGTAGCCATCAAAGGATATATCATGCTTCTAATCAAGTAGACATAGTAATATTGTCTGGAATTCACCTTTTTGCTAAATCTGGTTGAAACGCCAAATAAAACTCATATTCAGACTACAAAATTATCATCCTGCAGATCATCATGAGACAGCTGTGGATTTAGTGGTGGACCTGTCTGAGCGCCTGGAGATGAGGCTGAAAGTCACTCCACTGCTCGACTGCAAGAAGAGCTCCTTGACTTTTTTGCGGAAGGTCTGTCCTATAATGACGTAGAGGATGGGGTTGAGAACGCTGTTGAAGAAGGCAAAGTAGGTGAAGATCTGGAAGAAGATGTCTAGGATCGTTTCGTCGACTTTCAGGAGTTTAGCCGTTATGAGCATTTCTACCATCCTAACCAGGTGGAATGGCACCCAGCAGATCAGGAAGGCAAGGAGGACCGCCAGCACCAGAGAAGTGGCCTTGTGCTCCATTTCTTGCCTGTTTGATCCCTCCTTTAGCCGGTTTTTCAGAGCCCAAATAATCTTGACAGCGCAGTAGGAAATAATGGAAATggggatgatgaagatgaacatAGTCATCAGCACCTCAGACAGCAGGCGTACACGGGTATTTGGATGGTTAAGATGGCATATATTAGTATTACATTTTGCTGTCACTTGCCTGTAGATGAGCACGGGGACACTCAGGAGAATGCCCAATGCCCACACCATGAGGCAGCCCAGTTTGGCATATTTTGGCCTACGCATTCTGCCATAGGACATCGTATGCACCAGTGCCACATAGCGATCTAGGCTAACCAGAATGAGGAAGTAGATGCTACTGTAGGCATTCATGCTGATACCCAGGTTGACGACTTTGCACAGGGGTGTACCGAAAGGCCAGTTGTAATCATTGCTTACGTTGATGGCCCAGAACGGCAAACAAGTCACTAGGATAAGGTCAGCAGCAGCCAGGTTACTCAAGTAGATCTCAGCCACAGTGCAGGGCTTCTTATGAAACCAGAAAACCACCAGGACAAACACATTAAGCACCATTCCCAACACAGTGATGAGCAGGATGTATATCGGCACCACAGAGAAGATCCACTCCTTGGTCACTATATGAGAACAGTTTGTGTTGTTAGTGGGGACGCTGTGGAGAAACAGAGGTAggcaaacaacacaaaacgttaaaacaaagacaagtctgaacattttctttaaaatattGTCATGATCGTAACATGGAATAACATTGAATTCTGAGTAATACTGAGTAAACACGGTCTACTGTGAACACTGAATTCTGGAACATTTTAAAGTAGTTTTCCCAGTTTAATGCAGTTTCTCTGAGAAGCTGATTGTGGTAGTAAAATTTAggctcaaaatgaatgaaattttttttaattttttgtctGGTACAACACTGTGGCAGCTCAAATGAGAGATCTACGGTTCTGGTCTGGTTTGGCTGGGGGCTTCCAAATTGTGGATAGGTAAATATAATGCCAATCAATGGGCTGTTTTTATTGCAATTTTCAGTACTTACGTTCTGGTTCTAAGTTAAAGGATGTACTGGCTTTAGGATACACTCAAACCCAATGTGGAATtatgtttttgtgaaaaaaactCTGATTTTACAAAAAAGATTCATAAAACCGAGAAAAATGGATATATCCGTTTTTGCAAATTAAATCCTCTCATTCAAAATTTCTAATTTCTTTGAGCCGATTTGTAAGTCAGACATTtgctattatttttattattattattaatttttttggtGTTTCAAGCTGATACAACCCttaacaaaataatgaaaaccagGCAAATAAACCAGACATGAGACACTAACATGAAAAGTCATGAATAGGTATTAAAATTTGACTGACTGGAATTAATAACTGGATAAGTCCAGTTAAGAAAATCAACAGCGAATGCAACAAAATCACTTGTGGAAGCAATGaacaaggtaaaaaaaattcaatcaaCCACTTTAATGATGAGAGAACTAAAGTAAGTAACACTTGAGTAATATGAGCAGGCAGAGTGTTAAAAGATAACATTCGCTTTGATGTCCTGCTGGCCGCGGGGACGCGGACTATGAACCATAATGTTGCTGCTGCCTTTTACGCTGCTTTTACATTTACAACCACCACAGTGTTAAAATACTTTCAGTTTAAATGCATGAAGAGTTCTTTTTTCTTGATTCTGTGTATGACAAACAGATGAATACCAGTGATACTGCTCTTACCATCTATCTAAAAAATGTAGCACTAAACATGTTGAGACAGATACAGTGAAAGGGCGGTGAGCGAGATCATGAACTGCTGGAACAATAAAATACTGGCTTTTATGTGAGCAGCTTGTGTCTACCCTTGTGTAAGTCATGCCTAGATTTGACCCTTTTCTGTTTGAGGTAGCTTTTCTTCTCCCCATTAGGCTCAGTACATTCTCATAAAGTGTCTGCACACTCTCAATCACAGACAATGCCGTGAAGCTCGACACGTTACAGATGTTGAACGGTGTAGAGTGCTGTCAAGTCAACTACATTCACTGTAGTTGTAgcaaaagttaaataaaaataaagttcatGCATACCTTGTTGGCAGAGGAGTCATTGCTGCTTCAGATATAAGTCCAGATGTGGAGTATCCAGACACAGGAGTCTGTTCCagtgctctgtgctgctgccctGTCTGACTCGCTCTCTTAAAGGAGAAAGGAAAGTGATATCAAAGTGATATCATTGGGTGTGCTGTATTGCCCCCTCCCCCGCCTTcgtttttccctcttttataCTTGAAGTAGCATTATATAGCCAATACATCTGTCTCTTTGCAGTGAAATCACATGACCTTcgagatttttatttttatcatcagCATTATCTCCAAACTCAAGATTTCAGTTATTTCTCAGTATTTTGACCTTGATGCGGACGTGTCTACACGAACGTGGCTGGTGTTTTAACTGCTATGATATGTTGATATGGTGATGACAGTTCAGTAGAAGTAGAGACAAGTCATGGGAACAGAATTTGTTTGCTTTAACTAAACTcaggcaaaacaaaaagtgacCCCTGCACAATGTGAGAATTCTCgtcatgttgtgtttaatgcCCTTGCTATCAAGATCTCTTCACTTgaaaaatattgtaaataaacagacacaaatatttAGCTCATAGTGtcattgtttgtcattttcttggATGTTAGACCTTCAGCGACACGGTTTCTGCAGGGTTTCATGATCATACTGGCCAAAGTATGATGGAAAACCTTAAGGGACAATATGGTTTCGAACAGGGCCGCTCAATGCCCGGACCTCAATCCTCATCTGGGCCAAACGACAAGTCAATCTGGACCCACCCATATCGTCAACTGCCGGCCTGCGGGTCACATCcagggtgcatctcatttctcttaaattgcatccacgtttccctcacttgcatcttttccttgcatcttagtccctcccaccgcTCCCGGATCCTCGCTACTCGAAGCAGATATAAGACTACTATACTCCTGAGACTGATCGTGGTTCAGATTTCCAACCTCTGTTAATTCATACTTCACCGGCTCTGCAGAAATGGACACTTTAAGAGAGTCACTAAGCTTGTCTAGTAGACGCAAGAGGTGTGACTTTCTGGCCCTTGTATAAATGCCATACCTCATGAGTAGGCTACAAAGTGTAGCATTTTctattgtgaaatatttgtttttgttaatcaATGACATTGAATATATAGGGCCACACTCTCCTGGTGGTTTGGTTTCCAAATATCTCTTTTAACTCACTCCATTTTCACACGGCAGTCAAActtcacactgagctgataCAAAAAAGTAGAAAGACAAACacttcacatgcaaacacttcAGAGATCCACTTAAAATACAAGGAGGGCGCTCTAGACAGAGTTAGGGTCCTGGTTTTGTACATTCTGGCTCATTGTTCCCTGGCTTATCAGGACACTTGAATACAACAGAGATTTTTATCTTAACAGCTATGCTTTTCCTTTTAAGGTCCAAACACCACAgtgaaaaaaaccccaacaactCTTAAGTGATTCATCAAACTCCATTATCATCTTCAATTTGTGGAATTGTAATGTTAGATGTAGGCGAGATAGCTCTTGCTACTTGCAACCCTGCCCATGCTATTTCCTCTCCTACCCCTCCCTTCTCATCAATCTGACTGTGGCACAAAAGCACTCAAAATCCAGGGGGACTCAGTGCCATTGCCAAACGAGACTGGTGGGGTGTATGGGGCTAGAAGAGTGCCTTTAAATTTTGGCActgacaataaaatgacaataacaTTTGGTATTTAAAAATTGGAAAAAGCTGTATTAGCACTTAAACAAGCATTGACACTCATGGGAAAATGTCAATCGTGTAGACCTGAGGTCCGCTCCAAAGCCTCTGACATGACCACACACCTGGCATACAGCACATGAGTTTACCTGAAGCTCCAAACCACAAGTACGGTAAGTCTGTTTCACAGTGTCGTTGTTTGTCCAAATAGAACCGGGCTGGGTAAAGGTGAACTTTAAACTGCAGCGGTCCGCTCGAACAAGTGCTAACCTTGCCTAATCAGCTATTAGAGCTAATGTTGGCTAGAGTCAGCTATcatagctaacattagctaatttCAGCTAACATTatcagagctaacattagcttaagTCAGGTCCAGGTCAACTTGTGAAAGCAATAGCTGTACCATTGTCTTttatttggtctataaaatatGAGACATTTTTTCTGTAAgtctttctttgtccttttaCGTTGCTCCAAGCACCTGCATTGCAACTGCGCAAACCTTTTTCAATGCGAGATTGATTTTTGATGCCAAAATTTACAGTCATTGCTGTAGCCCCGTAGTGCATCTGGcaaaattcagttaaaattaATCTGTGCTGACAAACACAAGTTTGAATTCATGGAAGTCTTTCTGCATTTTCTTGagtgaaattattatttttttcctctgcacagAACAAATGCATTACATAACTTAACCGCCGTAAAATGCACTTGAGTCTTTCCCAAGACTCTTCCAAGTAACGAAAGGCGTGGGAAACTAGGGAGATGGGATGATCACAACAATTCATTggcaaaaacaacatcaaaccaGGCCAAAACCAAGCCTCACAGTGCTTAACTATGATCGATGATGTGATTAGATTTAGATAATATGCCCCTGGAAATGGATATCACTGCTAAATGTCAAACCGACATATAAATGTAAACTAACAGTTCAGTTAGATGTTGCAAGAAACTAGGTCCATAGTAATTAACTCACATTAAAGTTGCATACcaatattagcatgttagcatgttaatttATACCAAAGCTTACAAAACTTGGTTTTATACTTTTGTAGGTATAACCTCTCATCAATCCATGTGTTGACAAGTGGGGAGTTAGTGCTGCATAGTTTATGAATGTCACGGTGGGTGCTGTATGAAacccaaaagaaaaacacagaaacaggaaaaacaaggtGGAAATACAGGAATGTGATATTCCAATTCAGGCATGCTGAGCAGGGTGGGGGTTGGAGAGTGGCAGGTTGAGGATCACAGCAgtaatgagacagagagagagttggcAGAGGATCCGGTTGCGTTATGGCTCGAGGCCGTCTGAGgtggagagggaaaaaacacGAGAGTCAAGTTCACAATCAAAAAACTCACTGTAGCAAAGTTATCACACAGAAATAAGCACTAGAGCAGAAGCTAAGACTTGATGTCACATGGTTTAACAGAGGATCTGGCAAAGCCTGGAGCGAGGGGCCGGTTTTATGTGCCGCAGTTGCCTGCTTGATGagcctcaggtgtgcaggtggagaggcagcaggtgacCAAGCCcagctcagcacagacacaaagacacacaggaggagagagacactCAAGCAAACGCATGGGAGGGGAAACATAGAAAGCACAGGGAAAACTAAAAGGCTGATGAATGTCCTGCCAAATTACTGCAACCATGTTAGCTGGTCAAAGTTGACCATTCATTACACCCTGCTCCTCTCTATTACTGTTGCTAAACCTTCTGGTCTGACACTATACATACGCAGTGTATGTATAGTGTGTGGATTTACCACTTGTAATAGTAATAAATACTGTCCTTGATTTCAGGCAGAAGTAGACGAAGAATTGTTGCCAGCAGATTTAATCATCTGTAACTAGCAAGCTATTTAGCTTTAGTTCCACGTGTCAGTTTGTGTCCATGCTGAAACTTACAATTGGCCCTACAGGCTGCAGGCGGAAGTTAGCATCCTCACTGGTTAATAACCTGTGGATACTTGTCATATTAAAAGATCCTTGGACAAGCACCACAAAGGTGAAAATTATGATTTTTGTGAGGTATTTTCACTTGTACATTTACAAGAGGAAAGGTTTTGAGAAAAACTACTAATAAACTAGTGAGGCAAATTTCTCCAAACCCAATAAAGAGCAGGACTGCTCTCATAAACTACTCCCCCCAGTGTTTCAAAGTGGTAttactgctgatgctgctgctgcaaagacaaCCGGATTGCTGTCCGTTTTCCTCAAAGCccggcaacaacaacaaaacacagaatgcattgcatttgttttcaaattTCCACACAGAATATTAGCGAATTAAGAAAATGTGTGCATCTAACGCTACTCAATGTTGCCCAGTTTACCCTGAGAGTGATTGTTAATTAGCTTTCCAACCATTGGCAACAAGGCAAAAAGTacataattcatagttcaccagTCTGTGGATACAGAGACTCATTAAGCTTATCTATCAGATGAATGaatcacttgggtttatttttgttatgttgtgtctcaaactgagtatttttgtttgcgtCCTGTGACCCTGCTTTTGTT
Coding sequences:
- the LOC121618958 gene encoding G-protein coupled receptor 4-like isoform X2, whose amino-acid sequence is MLMRNGSNTAVYLINLSISDLLYTVSLPVWIELPLPRPLGSLCSLVAVVMNNSFYVGSGLLCCISVDRYLAVVYPLHFHWVREVRTAAVVSIAVWTVEIAIHIILLDHTGALQAFSSRFLCKEPILMTKEDANLALIRFTLGFLVPILIMAFCFQQIMRSLRQSTSILAKERRKVGLLLFFLLTTYIVAFVPYQTVMLLRAILEPRGCVWATRLRDPYLVTVATTTINSTLDPIIYCLISESARKEIGKALEKGRGVFLRRKWRESSTGIQAVS
- the LOC121618958 gene encoding B2 bradykinin receptor-like isoform X1; its protein translation is MTPLPTSVPTNNTNCSHIVTKEWIFSVVPIYILLITVLGMVLNVFVLVVFWFHKKPCTVAEIYLSNLAAADLILVTCLPFWAINVSNDYNWPFGTPLCKVVNLGISMNAYSSIYFLILVSLDRYVALVHTMSYGRMRRPKYAKLGCLMVWALGILLSVPVLIYRQVTAKCNTNICHLNHPNTRVRLLSEVLMTMFIFIIPISIISYCAVKIIWALKNRLKEGSNRQEMEHKATSLVLAVLLAFLICWVPFHLVRMVEMLITAKLLKVDETILDIFFQIFTYFAFFNSVLNPILYVIIGQTFRKKVKELFLQSSSGVTFSLISRRSDRSTTKSTAVS